A part of Paenibacillus sp. IHBB 10380 genomic DNA contains:
- a CDS encoding aminoglycoside phosphotransferase family protein translates to MNKMFNEIADSCAWNIVQEVNKGWSNDKKYYIQAMDCRELLLRMSDISEYEKKKWEFEYLKKLDHIDVLMSRPIDFGICNNGQSVYSLLTWIEGEDAKDVIPTISKTDQYRLGVKAGEVLRKIHRVPAENNQMSWAEVYNLKIDKYITNYKACGIHLKGAESIINFVEHNRYLLENRSVSFQHGDYHVGNMIVTNSSDLGIIDFNRVDDGDPWEEFNRITWDASLSGLFASGRINGYFNNDVPDQFFRLMALYIASNQLSSIHWAIPFGQEEVDIMLERAGNVLNWYDEFRTYVPNWYLANYTI, encoded by the coding sequence ATGAATAAAATGTTTAATGAAATAGCAGATTCCTGTGCATGGAACATAGTGCAGGAGGTTAATAAAGGTTGGTCAAATGACAAGAAATATTATATTCAAGCTATGGACTGCAGAGAATTGTTGCTTAGAATGTCGGATATATCCGAATACGAGAAGAAGAAATGGGAATTTGAATATTTAAAAAAGCTTGATCATATTGATGTTTTGATGTCCCGACCGATTGATTTTGGAATTTGTAATAACGGCCAGTCCGTATATTCCTTACTTACTTGGATCGAGGGGGAAGATGCCAAAGATGTTATCCCTACAATAAGCAAAACTGATCAGTATCGACTTGGAGTTAAAGCAGGAGAAGTATTAAGAAAAATACATAGAGTTCCGGCGGAGAACAATCAAATGTCGTGGGCAGAAGTTTATAATCTCAAAATAGACAAATATATAACCAATTATAAAGCATGTGGTATTCATTTAAAGGGAGCAGAATCAATAATCAACTTTGTTGAACATAATCGATATCTATTAGAAAACCGCTCTGTGTCATTTCAACATGGTGACTATCATGTCGGAAATATGATTGTTACAAATTCAAGTGATCTGGGTATCATTGATTTTAATAGAGTGGATGATGGAGACCCATGGGAGGAATTTAATCGTATTACGTGGGATGCAAGCCTAAGTGGATTGTTCGCATCGGGTCGTATTAATGGATATTTTAATAACGATGTACCTGATCAGTTTTTTAGATTAATGGCGTTATATATAGCAAGTAATCAACTCTCAAGCATTCACTGGGCGATTCCGTTTGGACAAGAGGAAGTGGATATTATGCTGGAACGAGCTGGAAATGTTCTGAATTGGTATGATGAATTTCGTACATACGTACCGAACTGGTATTTGGCAAACTACACAATATGA